A region of Paractinoplanes abujensis DNA encodes the following proteins:
- a CDS encoding rhodanese-like domain-containing protein, with protein MVTVAPPGSLGIDEILANARSRLTRVGPAETAAAMARGAVLVDIRPAAQRAQFGEIPGAVIIERNVLEWRLDPRSDARLPFADSYALEVIVTCQEGYTSSLAAVALQDLGLARATDLVGGFAAWRDAGLPTIAGPA; from the coding sequence ATGGTGACCGTGGCCCCGCCCGGCTCGCTGGGCATCGACGAGATCCTGGCCAACGCCCGCAGCCGGCTGACCCGGGTGGGCCCGGCCGAGACGGCGGCCGCGATGGCTCGCGGGGCGGTCCTGGTCGACATCCGCCCGGCCGCCCAGCGGGCCCAGTTCGGCGAGATCCCGGGCGCCGTGATCATCGAACGCAACGTGCTGGAGTGGCGGCTCGACCCGCGCAGCGACGCCCGGCTGCCCTTCGCCGACAGCTACGCACTCGAGGTGATCGTGACGTGCCAGGAGGGCTACACGAGCAGCCTGGCCGCGGTGGCCCTGCAAGACCTGGGCCTGGCCCGGGCCACCGACCTCGTGGGCGGCTTCGCCGCGTGGCGTGACGCCGGACTGCCCACGATTGCCGGCCCGGCCTAA
- a CDS encoding TetR/AcrR family transcriptional regulator has protein sequence MATAKRAPAGAAVLRTDITVAIRDAVMYELAEVGYGRLSIEAVARRAGVGKTAIYRRWSNKLEMVLEIVSDVAGRSVPLPDTGSFAGDLQLIMMIVSRALQHRIASQIIPDLMAEAARNPQIAETLQTALRTHQQAVGEKLVGQAVARGELPADTDPDVAVDLILGPLYWRLAVSRSKPDPEYLEKLMTAVTAALRHS, from the coding sequence GTGGCGACAGCAAAGCGTGCACCCGCCGGGGCGGCGGTGCTCCGGACCGACATCACCGTAGCGATCCGCGACGCGGTGATGTACGAGCTGGCCGAGGTAGGTTACGGCCGGCTCTCCATCGAGGCCGTGGCGCGCCGCGCCGGCGTCGGCAAAACCGCGATCTACCGCCGCTGGAGCAACAAGCTCGAGATGGTGCTCGAAATCGTCTCCGACGTGGCCGGCCGCAGCGTGCCGCTGCCCGACACCGGCAGCTTCGCCGGCGACCTCCAGCTGATCATGATGATCGTGAGCCGGGCCCTGCAACACCGGATCGCCTCCCAGATCATTCCTGACCTGATGGCCGAGGCCGCCCGCAACCCGCAGATCGCCGAGACCCTCCAGACGGCCCTGCGCACCCACCAGCAGGCCGTCGGGGAAAAGCTGGTCGGCCAGGCTGTGGCCCGCGGCGAACTGCCCGCTGACACCGACCCGGACGTCGCGGTCGACCTGATCCTCGGCCCGCTCTACTGGCGGCTGGCCGTCTCGCGTTCCAAGCCCGACCCGGAATACCTCGAGAAGCTGATGACCGCGGTCACGGCCGCGCTGCGCCACAGCTGA
- a CDS encoding GGDEF domain-containing protein has product MDGEIATGARLPVPVTVFGPLHLLARRVHRLANTGHGHEALEAADAYLAIAHAVGDDRSVLFLVQGQMYANLYMGRLSEAVELGERLLRLHRAAGSVLGEAKTLCDLAQIDVLGGRYFPGMGRLARAAVLLDRPYTDGERRISALCSFAEAATAAEMYEIAATTYDRLTVTHAGFRLVHAATLLHWGLRLAHVGRPDEATARLRRSAEITRQQVEQRPDDVVAVAMLALALAKLGDVIPAEKLAREAVMPLRQAENYRYARMAHLALGVSLRAQGNLVEARTEFVAARELCGFGPSPDEKPIIRFELALTALATDDGQAARDMFDVVEGQTRELWRLREQRLAMLRQARQREESEAARARAEREVLRDPLTGLDNRRRFDLLMQHIDRGRVSGPLVLLIVDVDHFKAINDAYSHATGDRALCEVARILRAHCRQDDIPVRYAGDEFTVFLQGDLAVGREVAERIRAAVARTDIVPGVRLTVSVGLAELGQGMSGETLFREADDRLYAAKWSGRNTIAS; this is encoded by the coding sequence ATGGACGGCGAGATCGCGACAGGGGCGCGGCTGCCGGTGCCGGTCACCGTGTTCGGGCCGCTGCACCTGCTGGCGCGCCGGGTGCACCGCCTGGCCAACACCGGCCACGGTCACGAGGCGCTCGAGGCCGCCGACGCCTACCTGGCCATCGCACACGCCGTCGGTGACGACCGCTCGGTGCTGTTCCTGGTGCAGGGCCAGATGTACGCGAATCTCTACATGGGACGGCTGTCCGAGGCGGTCGAGCTCGGCGAGCGGCTGCTGCGGCTGCACCGGGCCGCGGGGTCGGTGCTCGGCGAGGCCAAGACGCTGTGCGACCTGGCCCAGATCGACGTCCTGGGCGGACGATACTTCCCCGGCATGGGTCGCCTGGCCCGCGCTGCCGTGCTGCTCGACCGGCCCTACACCGACGGTGAACGGCGGATCTCGGCGTTGTGCTCGTTCGCCGAGGCGGCCACGGCTGCCGAGATGTACGAGATCGCCGCGACCACGTACGACCGGCTGACCGTCACCCACGCCGGCTTCCGGCTGGTGCACGCGGCCACCCTGCTGCACTGGGGTCTGCGGCTGGCTCACGTGGGCCGGCCCGACGAGGCCACGGCGCGGTTGCGGCGCAGCGCCGAGATCACCCGGCAGCAGGTCGAGCAGCGCCCCGACGACGTGGTCGCGGTCGCGATGCTGGCCCTGGCCCTGGCCAAGCTGGGCGACGTGATCCCGGCCGAGAAGCTCGCGCGCGAGGCCGTGATGCCGCTGCGGCAGGCCGAGAACTACCGGTACGCCCGGATGGCCCATCTCGCCCTCGGCGTCAGCCTGCGTGCCCAGGGCAACCTGGTCGAGGCCCGTACGGAGTTCGTGGCCGCCCGTGAGCTGTGCGGGTTCGGTCCCAGCCCCGACGAGAAGCCGATCATCCGGTTCGAGCTGGCCCTGACCGCGCTGGCCACCGACGACGGACAGGCCGCGCGCGACATGTTCGACGTGGTCGAGGGTCAGACCCGCGAGCTGTGGCGGCTGCGCGAGCAACGGCTGGCCATGCTGCGCCAGGCCCGGCAGCGCGAGGAGTCGGAGGCGGCCCGGGCCCGGGCCGAGCGCGAGGTGCTGCGCGACCCGCTCACCGGCCTCGACAACCGGCGCCGCTTCGACCTGCTGATGCAGCACATCGACCGCGGCCGGGTGTCCGGGCCGCTGGTGCTGCTGATCGTCGACGTCGACCACTTCAAGGCCATCAACGACGCGTATTCCCACGCCACCGGGGACCGGGCGTTGTGCGAAGTGGCCCGGATCCTGCGCGCGCACTGCCGGCAGGACGACATCCCGGTGCGCTACGCGGGCGACGAGTTCACCGTCTTCCTGCAGGGCGACCTGGCCGTGGGCCGGGAGGTGGCCGAGCGCATCCGCGCCGCGGTGGCCCGCACCGACATCGTGCCCGGTGTACGCCTGACCGTGAGCGTCGGCCTGGCCGAGCTGGGCCAGGGGATGTCCGGCGAGACGCTGTTCCGCGAGGCCGACGACCGCCTCTACGCGGCCAAGTGGAGCGGCCGCAACACGATCGCGTCCTAG
- a CDS encoding LacI family DNA-binding transcriptional regulator — translation MTVGERRTTLADVAAEAGVSVALVSIVMRDAPGASAATRERVLEVARRLDYQPDSRARLLRSGQSRLLGVVFGVQHPFHDDLLTGLYDAAERIGYELTLSAVTPRRDERTAISGLLQDRCAALVLLGPQIPASELATLAGRLPVVAMMRAVRQRQVDVVRTDDARGMHLAVDHLVALGHRNIAHVDGGRWLASAERRQGYRDAMRRHGLEAYGKVVNGGFGEEDGARAARELLTDPPTAVTVFNDLGATGLLDVLRRHGLAVPGDISVVGYDDSSFSRLAHIDLTTVAQDIETMATLAVARAVERIDGTRIAHREMVIPPRLVVRGTTGPVPG, via the coding sequence ATGACGGTGGGGGAGCGGCGCACGACGCTGGCCGACGTCGCGGCCGAGGCCGGAGTCTCGGTGGCGCTGGTCTCGATCGTGATGCGGGACGCGCCGGGCGCCAGCGCCGCCACCCGGGAACGGGTGCTCGAGGTGGCCCGCCGGCTCGACTACCAGCCCGACAGCCGGGCCCGGCTGCTGCGCAGCGGTCAGAGCCGGCTGCTCGGCGTCGTCTTCGGGGTGCAGCATCCGTTCCACGACGACCTGCTCACCGGGCTCTACGACGCGGCCGAGCGGATCGGCTACGAGCTGACCCTGAGCGCGGTCACCCCGCGCCGTGACGAACGTACGGCGATCTCGGGTCTGCTGCAGGACCGGTGTGCGGCGTTGGTGCTGCTCGGGCCGCAGATCCCGGCGAGTGAGCTGGCCACGCTGGCCGGGCGGCTGCCGGTGGTGGCGATGATGCGCGCCGTGCGGCAGCGGCAGGTCGACGTGGTGCGCACCGACGACGCCCGGGGCATGCATCTGGCCGTGGACCACCTGGTCGCGCTGGGGCACCGGAACATCGCGCACGTCGACGGGGGGCGCTGGCTGGCCTCGGCGGAACGGCGGCAGGGCTATCGCGACGCCATGCGGCGGCACGGGCTGGAGGCGTACGGGAAGGTCGTGAACGGGGGTTTCGGCGAGGAGGACGGGGCCCGGGCGGCGCGGGAACTGCTGACCGACCCGCCGACCGCGGTGACCGTCTTCAACGATCTGGGCGCGACCGGGCTGCTCGACGTGCTGCGACGCCACGGGCTGGCGGTGCCCGGCGACATCAGCGTCGTGGGCTACGACGACAGCAGTTTCAGCCGGCTCGCGCACATCGACCTGACCACCGTCGCGCAGGACATCGAGACGATGGCCACGCTGGCCGTGGCGCGGGCCGTGGAGCGGATCGACGGCACCCGCATCGCCCACCGCGAGATGGTGATTCCACCCCGTCTGGTGGTACGGGGGACGACCGGCCCCGTGCCGGGCTAA
- a CDS encoding MFS transporter encodes MDAVLEHAAEQRTPYRWRWVALFVILTVEVMDLLDALVTNIAGPAIRAELGGSISLIQWLGAAYTLAMAIGLLTGGRLGDIFGRRRLFLIGATGFTLASLGCGLAQTPGQLIAGRAVQGLFGAVMLPQGLGMIKQMFTPAEQAKAFGAFGPVMGLSSVGGPILAGWLVEADFFGSGWRMIFFINLPLGLFAVLGALKFLPEFKSERAPRLDWLGVALAAAGAFLLLFPLVQGRELGWPTWCFVLLAAGLVVFGLFAIYESRRERRGLDPLVTPSLFRKRAFSGGLAVGMVFFAALIGTGLIFTFYLQIGLGYSPLQAGLTTLPQALGTVAGFVAAGSGLSERFGRKLLLTGTGVMMAGTAGFMLTVWLAGSSITPWRLIPALVLIGAGMGLAMAPFFNIVLAGVDTEETGSAAGALTSVQQLGGAFGIAVLGTIFFALLPGQVTSHVDDSSAELRSVLTTAGVPGDQQLETGRGLRACLRDRVAEDDPDVTPPSCQASSPGGPELQAYAGQQVRAGFQDATILTTGVSFLLLALAFGLSFLLPRRARPES; translated from the coding sequence ATGGACGCCGTGCTCGAGCACGCAGCGGAACAGCGGACGCCGTACCGCTGGCGCTGGGTCGCGCTCTTCGTGATCCTCACTGTCGAGGTGATGGACCTCCTCGACGCGCTTGTCACCAACATCGCCGGGCCAGCCATCCGGGCCGAGCTCGGCGGGTCGATCAGCCTGATCCAGTGGCTCGGCGCCGCCTACACACTGGCCATGGCGATCGGTCTGCTCACCGGCGGCCGCCTGGGCGACATCTTCGGCCGGCGCCGGCTGTTCCTGATCGGTGCGACCGGCTTCACGCTCGCGTCGCTGGGCTGCGGCCTGGCCCAGACCCCGGGGCAGCTGATCGCCGGGCGAGCCGTCCAGGGCCTGTTCGGCGCCGTGATGCTGCCGCAGGGCCTCGGCATGATCAAGCAGATGTTCACCCCGGCCGAGCAGGCCAAGGCGTTCGGCGCGTTCGGTCCCGTGATGGGCCTGTCGTCGGTCGGCGGCCCGATCCTGGCCGGGTGGCTGGTCGAGGCCGACTTCTTCGGCTCCGGCTGGCGGATGATCTTCTTCATCAACCTGCCGCTGGGCCTGTTCGCCGTCCTCGGGGCGCTGAAGTTCCTGCCCGAGTTCAAGAGCGAACGGGCGCCCCGCCTCGACTGGCTGGGCGTGGCGCTGGCCGCGGCCGGCGCCTTCCTGCTGCTCTTCCCGCTGGTGCAGGGGCGCGAGCTGGGCTGGCCGACCTGGTGCTTCGTGCTGCTCGCGGCGGGCCTGGTGGTCTTCGGCCTGTTCGCGATCTACGAGAGCCGCCGGGAGCGGCGCGGGCTCGACCCGCTGGTCACGCCGAGCCTGTTCCGCAAGCGCGCGTTCAGCGGTGGGCTCGCGGTCGGCATGGTGTTCTTCGCCGCGCTCATCGGCACCGGCCTGATCTTCACCTTCTATCTGCAGATCGGGCTGGGCTACTCGCCGCTCCAGGCCGGCCTGACCACACTGCCGCAGGCGCTGGGCACGGTCGCCGGGTTCGTCGCCGCGGGCTCCGGGCTCAGCGAGCGGTTCGGCCGCAAACTGCTGCTCACCGGCACGGGCGTGATGATGGCGGGCACGGCCGGTTTCATGCTCACGGTGTGGCTGGCCGGTTCGTCGATCACCCCGTGGCGGCTGATCCCGGCCCTGGTGCTGATCGGCGCGGGCATGGGCCTCGCGATGGCGCCGTTCTTCAACATCGTGCTGGCCGGGGTCGACACCGAGGAGACCGGCTCGGCCGCCGGGGCGTTGACCTCGGTGCAGCAGCTCGGCGGCGCGTTCGGCATCGCGGTGCTGGGCACGATCTTCTTCGCGCTGCTGCCCGGCCAAGTCACGTCGCATGTGGACGACTCGTCGGCCGAGTTGCGTTCGGTGCTCACCACGGCCGGAGTGCCGGGCGACCAGCAGCTCGAGACCGGGCGGGGTCTGCGGGCCTGCCTGCGCGACCGGGTGGCCGAGGACGACCCCGACGTGACGCCGCCCAGCTGTCAGGCGTCCTCGCCGGGCGGGCCGGAGCTTCAGGCGTACGCCGGGCAGCAGGTCCGGGCCGGCTTCCAGGACGCGACGATCCTGACCACCGGGGTGTCGTTCCTGCTGCTCGCGCTGGCCTTCGGGTTGTCGTTCCTGCTGCCCCGGCGGGCCCGTCCGGAGAGTTAG
- a CDS encoding cysteine dioxygenase — MTAVDTRLDHLAIAGRFAAAPDEWPVAPRYNPVDRWYHRLHVADDHEVWLLTWLPGQGTEWHDHGGSAGAFHVFSGSLTEDTVAVTPGHAPRVTSRELGEGAGRRFGTHHVHRMTNRSPRPAVSVHVYGPALTTMTKYRIGAASLEVLEVERAGAQW; from the coding sequence GTGACCGCCGTCGACACCCGTCTCGACCACCTCGCCATCGCCGGCCGTTTCGCCGCCGCGCCCGACGAGTGGCCGGTCGCGCCCCGGTACAACCCGGTCGACCGCTGGTATCACCGCCTGCACGTGGCCGACGACCACGAGGTGTGGCTGCTGACCTGGCTGCCCGGCCAGGGCACCGAGTGGCACGACCACGGCGGCTCGGCCGGCGCGTTCCACGTCTTCAGCGGCTCGCTCACCGAGGACACGGTGGCCGTCACGCCGGGCCACGCGCCCCGGGTGACGTCGCGTGAGCTGGGCGAGGGGGCCGGCCGCCGGTTCGGCACCCACCACGTCCACCGCATGACCAACCGGTCACCGCGGCCCGCGGTCAGCGTGCACGTGTACGGCCCGGCCCTGACCACGATGACCAAATACCGCATCGGGGCGGCGAGCCTCGAGGTGCTCGAGGTCGAACGGGCCGGCGCGCAATGGTGA
- a CDS encoding ABC transporter permease → MAQTAVADSDTGPSLTELARRSGLTKAGRLPSLPEYTRHLWSYRHFIAAFANAKVGASLGSTKLGVVWQLLTPLINAGVYYVIFGVLINTKQGVDNFIAYLCAGVFIFGFTQTVVQAGSQSITANMALIRALHFPRASLPIAVTLVEVRNMVASVVVLVAIVLATGEPITVEWLLLLPALLLQTLFNAGLALFTSRLIAKVTDIRQLIPYILRIWMYGSAVLYPVTFFAERLHGWQLALVEANPLLIFIELVRHALMENVELAQPAPLLWIQAVIWTALVSFGGYVYFWRGEKGYGRG, encoded by the coding sequence ATGGCTCAGACGGCGGTTGCCGACTCCGATACCGGGCCATCGCTCACCGAGCTGGCCCGCCGGAGCGGCCTGACCAAGGCAGGGCGCCTGCCCAGCCTGCCGGAATACACCAGGCACCTCTGGTCCTACCGGCACTTCATAGCCGCCTTCGCCAACGCGAAAGTGGGCGCGTCGCTGGGCAGCACCAAGCTGGGCGTTGTCTGGCAGCTCCTGACCCCGCTGATCAACGCCGGCGTCTACTACGTGATCTTCGGTGTTCTGATCAACACCAAGCAGGGCGTGGACAACTTCATCGCGTACCTCTGCGCCGGTGTTTTCATCTTCGGATTCACCCAGACGGTGGTGCAGGCGGGCTCGCAGTCGATCACGGCCAACATGGCACTCATCCGGGCGCTGCACTTCCCCCGGGCCAGCCTGCCGATCGCGGTCACCCTGGTCGAGGTGCGCAACATGGTGGCCTCGGTGGTCGTGCTCGTCGCGATCGTACTGGCCACCGGCGAGCCGATCACTGTCGAGTGGTTGTTGCTGCTTCCGGCCCTGCTGCTGCAGACACTGTTCAACGCCGGGCTGGCCCTGTTCACGTCGCGCCTGATCGCCAAGGTCACCGACATCCGGCAGCTCATCCCCTACATCCTGCGGATCTGGATGTACGGGTCGGCAGTGCTCTACCCGGTGACGTTCTTCGCCGAGCGGCTGCACGGCTGGCAGCTCGCGCTGGTCGAGGCCAACCCGCTGCTGATCTTCATCGAGCTGGTCCGGCACGCACTGATGGAGAACGTCGAGCTGGCGCAGCCGGCGCCGCTGCTGTGGATCCAGGCGGTGATCTGGACGGCGCTGGTGAGCTTCGGGGGTTACGTCTACTTCTGGCGCGGAGAGAAGGGCTACGGCCGTGGCTGA
- a CDS encoding TetR/AcrR family transcriptional regulator encodes MTELNWPPGRRRRARPSKTPLTREEIVRTALRLVQAEGIDAVSMRRLAAEFDTGPASFYAHVANKDELLQLMFDEMCGLVDIPELDPPRWKEQVKQLARAGHAAMVAHNDLARAALATIPSGPNALHISDAMLGMMLAGGIPPRIASWAMDRIFLYITADAYEYSIWRRQAQGAGKQTFIDTVSAGYLEYLREIPAEVYPNVVQHAEALVGGGPEARFELGLELLVDGLDKYATSES; translated from the coding sequence ATGACTGAGCTGAACTGGCCACCCGGCCGCCGACGCCGCGCGCGGCCCTCGAAGACCCCGCTGACCAGGGAAGAAATCGTGCGTACGGCACTTCGGCTGGTGCAGGCCGAGGGTATCGACGCGGTGAGCATGCGGCGGCTCGCGGCCGAGTTCGACACCGGCCCGGCCAGCTTCTACGCCCACGTGGCGAACAAGGACGAGCTGCTCCAGCTGATGTTCGACGAGATGTGCGGGCTCGTCGACATCCCCGAGCTCGACCCGCCACGCTGGAAGGAGCAGGTCAAGCAGCTGGCCCGGGCCGGGCACGCGGCCATGGTGGCGCACAACGACCTGGCCCGCGCCGCGCTGGCGACGATTCCGAGCGGCCCCAACGCGCTGCACATCTCGGACGCGATGCTCGGCATGATGCTGGCCGGCGGCATCCCGCCCCGGATCGCCTCGTGGGCGATGGACCGCATCTTTCTCTACATCACGGCCGACGCGTACGAATACTCGATCTGGCGGCGGCAGGCGCAAGGCGCGGGTAAACAGACGTTCATCGACACGGTCAGCGCCGGATATCTCGAATATCTGCGCGAAATACCGGCCGAGGTCTATCCGAACGTCGTCCAGCACGCGGAGGCGCTGGTCGGAGGGGGTCCGGAAGCCCGCTTCGAGCTCGGCCTGGAACTGCTGGTGGACGGTTTGGACAAGTACGCGACATCCGAGTCCTGA
- a CDS encoding MFS transporter — translation MENLTAGRRWAALLALALGGFGLGLTEFVAMGLLPDLARDLLPAAYARSAPDAVATAGWMITIYALGVVVGAPTIAALTARMPRRRLVLGLLALFLLGTVASALAPTFGLVLTGRFVAALAHGAYFGAAGLLAASMLGPGSQARGFAVVLSGLTAANVFGVPLITSLGQAAGWRMAYLAVAGVFALTLLFVLFTVPEVAPAADGSPRAELGAFRSPQVWLAAAVAAVGFGGFFAVNSYIAPVTTHVTGLPESYVPWVLAVMGIGMTVGNALGGVAADRNLRRSILLGFAAMIATVALFGVVARNPIGLFAAVFLVGAAALFIGPALQARLIAVAPRAQLMGAAVNQSASNIANSAGAALGGITIAAGWGYLSAAWIGVLLAATGLLLAVLSFRLDRRDPVTDEATKLEPAAA, via the coding sequence GTGGAGAACCTCACCGCCGGTCGCCGCTGGGCGGCCCTGCTCGCCCTGGCCCTGGGCGGCTTCGGCCTCGGCCTGACCGAGTTCGTCGCCATGGGCCTGCTCCCCGACCTGGCCCGCGACCTGCTGCCGGCGGCGTACGCCCGCTCCGCACCCGACGCCGTGGCCACGGCCGGCTGGATGATCACGATTTACGCCCTCGGGGTGGTGGTCGGCGCGCCCACGATCGCCGCCCTGACCGCGCGCATGCCCCGCCGCCGGCTTGTCCTCGGTCTGCTGGCCCTGTTCCTGCTCGGCACCGTCGCCTCGGCCCTGGCCCCCACGTTCGGCCTGGTGCTGACCGGCCGGTTCGTCGCCGCGCTGGCCCACGGGGCCTACTTCGGGGCGGCCGGCCTGCTCGCCGCCTCGATGCTCGGCCCCGGCAGCCAGGCTCGCGGCTTCGCGGTCGTGCTGAGCGGCCTCACCGCGGCCAACGTCTTCGGCGTGCCGCTGATCACCAGCCTCGGACAGGCCGCGGGCTGGCGCATGGCCTACCTGGCCGTGGCCGGCGTCTTCGCCCTCACGCTGCTCTTCGTGCTGTTCACGGTGCCCGAGGTGGCCCCCGCGGCGGACGGCTCGCCCCGGGCCGAACTGGGCGCTTTCCGCTCCCCCCAGGTCTGGCTGGCGGCCGCGGTGGCCGCGGTCGGTTTCGGCGGTTTCTTCGCCGTGAACAGCTACATCGCCCCCGTCACGACCCACGTGACCGGCCTGCCCGAGTCGTACGTGCCCTGGGTCCTGGCCGTGATGGGCATCGGCATGACGGTCGGTAACGCTCTGGGCGGCGTGGCGGCCGACCGCAACCTGCGCCGCAGCATCCTGCTCGGCTTCGCCGCCATGATCGCCACGGTCGCCCTGTTCGGCGTGGTCGCCCGCAACCCGATCGGCCTGTTCGCGGCGGTGTTCCTGGTCGGCGCGGCGGCCCTGTTCATCGGCCCCGCGCTGCAGGCCCGCCTGATCGCCGTGGCCCCCAGGGCCCAACTGATGGGCGCGGCGGTCAACCAGTCCGCCTCCAACATCGCCAACAGCGCGGGGGCGGCCCTGGGCGGCATCACCATCGCCGCCGGCTGGGGTTACCTGTCCGCCGCCTGGATCGGCGTCCTGCTGGCCGCCACGGGGCTGCTGCTGGCCGTCCTGAGCTTCCGCCTGGACCGCCGCGACCCGGTCACCGACGAAGCCACCAAGCTGGAGCCGGCCGCCGCCTGA